From a single Streptomyces sp. NBC_00377 genomic region:
- a CDS encoding PPA1309 family protein, whose amino-acid sequence MSNTPMAASPLTRAVLEIDEYASGLGWDQPARLFALVDTARLRTQEPSLAAQLGLQDEPETTGLTPIEQEEVPTDKPLDEFLATIAWPDAVVGCALTVERLMLPPSAEAQVPKGLSDAKLATWVGEHPDRQEVRMTVGVLRDGTRDSALRLREKDAPTEVLTGAGLVPGLAEALSATFAE is encoded by the coding sequence ATGTCCAACACTCCCATGGCAGCGAGCCCGCTCACCCGGGCCGTACTCGAGATCGACGAGTACGCCTCCGGCCTCGGCTGGGACCAGCCCGCCCGCCTTTTCGCCCTCGTAGACACCGCTCGGCTGCGGACCCAGGAACCGTCGCTCGCCGCACAGCTCGGCCTTCAGGACGAGCCCGAGACCACCGGTCTCACCCCGATCGAGCAGGAGGAGGTGCCGACGGACAAGCCGCTCGACGAGTTCCTCGCCACGATCGCCTGGCCCGACGCGGTGGTCGGCTGCGCCCTCACCGTGGAGCGGCTGATGCTGCCCCCGTCCGCCGAGGCCCAGGTCCCGAAGGGCCTGAGCGACGCGAAGCTCGCGACGTGGGTCGGGGAGCACCCCGACCGTCAGGAGGTCCGGATGACGGTGGGCGTCCTGCGGGACGGCACCCGCGACTCGGCCCTGCGGCTGCGCGAGAAGGATGCCCCCACGGAGGTCCTCACCGGCGCGGGCCTGGTGCCCGGTCTCGCCGAGGCGCTGTCGGCGACGTTCGCGGAGTAG
- a CDS encoding YlbL family protein, translating into MPRRTATMLASTLMLIALLCAGVLIPVPYAEMSPGPTVNTLGDHDGEPVLQISGRRTYTTSGHLNMTTVRVTSADYRMNLVEAVYGWLAHDNKVVPHDTLYPDGKTEEQSTQENAEEFSQSQESAKVAALKELNVPVSSWVIVSTVVKGSPAEGRLHAGDVIKAVDGAAVKQPGDVAKLVTRHKPGDKVVFRIVPAKEQAAAEKANKAATKTQDVTITTATSDDSGAKRAIVGISAGTDHTFPFTIDIKLADVGGPSAGLMFALGIYDKLTPGSLTGGKFVAGTGTIDDAGKVGPIGGIEMKTVGARSQGAQYFLTPVENCAAAAKDTPSGLRLVKVNTIDDALTALGDIRDGDTADLPKCTK; encoded by the coding sequence ATGCCACGCCGCACCGCGACGATGCTCGCCTCCACCCTGATGCTGATCGCGCTCCTGTGTGCGGGCGTGCTCATCCCCGTGCCGTACGCGGAGATGTCCCCGGGGCCGACGGTGAACACACTCGGCGATCACGACGGCGAGCCGGTGCTCCAGATCTCCGGACGCAGGACATACACGACCTCCGGTCACCTGAACATGACCACCGTGCGGGTCACCAGCGCCGACTACCGGATGAACCTCGTCGAGGCCGTCTACGGGTGGCTCGCGCACGACAACAAGGTCGTCCCGCACGACACGCTGTACCCGGACGGCAAGACCGAGGAGCAGTCCACCCAGGAGAACGCCGAGGAGTTCAGCCAGTCCCAGGAGAGCGCCAAGGTGGCCGCCCTGAAGGAGCTGAACGTCCCGGTGTCGTCCTGGGTGATCGTCTCCACGGTGGTCAAGGGTTCCCCGGCGGAGGGCCGGCTGCACGCGGGTGACGTGATCAAGGCGGTGGACGGCGCGGCGGTGAAACAGCCGGGCGACGTCGCCAAGCTGGTGACCCGGCACAAGCCGGGGGACAAGGTCGTCTTCCGCATCGTCCCGGCGAAGGAACAGGCGGCCGCCGAGAAGGCGAACAAGGCCGCCACGAAGACCCAGGACGTCACCATCACCACAGCGACCTCCGACGACAGCGGCGCGAAGCGGGCCATCGTCGGGATCTCGGCCGGGACGGACCACACCTTCCCGTTCACCATCGACATCAAGCTCGCGGACGTGGGCGGGCCCAGCGCCGGCCTGATGTTCGCGCTCGGCATCTACGACAAGCTCACCCCGGGCAGCCTGACCGGCGGCAAGTTCGTCGCCGGCACCGGGACCATCGACGACGCCGGCAAGGTGGGGCCGATCGGCGGGATCGAGATGAAGACGGTCGGCGCGCGCAGCCAGGGCGCCCAGTACTTCCTGACGCCCGTGGAAAACTGCGCGGCCGCCGCCAAGGACACCCCCTCGGGGCTCAGGCTCGTCAAGGTGAACACCATCGACGACGCCCTCACCGCCCTCGGGGACATTCGCGACGGCGACACCGCGGACCTGCCGAAGTGCACGAAGTAG
- a CDS encoding molybdenum cofactor biosynthesis protein MoaE yields the protein MAAIDEHPGEQAAQDPIKLIAIRDTALSLDEVFRAVGDDSAGGTALFVGTVRNHDGGADVDALGYSCHPGAEAEMRRIAEKVVAEYPVRALAAVHRVGDLGVGDLAVVVAVSCPHRGEAFEACRKLIDDLKHEVPIWKHQKFSDGTDEWVGAC from the coding sequence ATGGCAGCCATCGACGAGCATCCGGGCGAGCAAGCAGCGCAGGACCCCATCAAGCTGATCGCCATCCGTGACACCGCGCTCTCCCTCGACGAGGTCTTCAGGGCCGTCGGGGACGACTCGGCCGGCGGAACGGCGCTGTTCGTGGGCACGGTCCGCAACCACGACGGGGGCGCCGACGTCGACGCGCTCGGATACTCCTGCCATCCCGGCGCCGAGGCGGAGATGCGGCGGATCGCGGAGAAGGTCGTCGCCGAGTACCCGGTGCGGGCGCTGGCCGCCGTGCACCGGGTGGGGGACCTCGGGGTCGGTGATCTCGCCGTCGTGGTGGCCGTCTCCTGCCCGCACCGCGGGGAGGCGTTCGAGGCCTGCCGGAAGCTGATCGACGACCTCAAGCACGAGGTGCCCATCTGGAAGCACCAGAAGTTCTCCGACGGCACCGACGAGTGGGTGGGCGCCTGCTGA
- a CDS encoding SDR family oxidoreductase, with protein sequence MSSPDPQVRAARNRPTPAGARGPVVAVTGAATGIGALLTERLAASEEVKQVVAVDERRGDCDAAQWHILDVRDPAIADKLRGVDVVVHLALDLDLGSDAAARTAYNVRGTQTVLTAAAAAGVRRVVLCTSAMVYGALEDNELPLSEDAELRATAEATGVGDLLEIERLARRAPRAHPGLNVTVVRPAVLVGGTDTALTRYFESPRLLVVAGSRPAWQFCHAEDLVSALEYAVLEKVDGELAVGCDGWLEQEEVEELSGIRRMELPSAVALGAAARLHRIGLTPSPAGDLAYTMYPWVVSGSRLHDAGWRPQWTNEEVLAELLEEVAGRHTVVGRRLGRKDATAAGAAGATVALLGAAAVVRRARKARRR encoded by the coding sequence GTGAGTTCCCCAGATCCGCAGGTTCGCGCAGCGCGAAACCGCCCGACCCCGGCCGGTGCGCGCGGGCCCGTCGTCGCCGTGACCGGCGCCGCGACCGGGATCGGCGCGCTGCTCACCGAGCGGCTCGCCGCGTCGGAGGAGGTCAAGCAGGTCGTCGCCGTCGACGAGCGGCGGGGCGACTGCGACGCGGCGCAGTGGCACATCCTCGACGTCCGTGACCCGGCGATCGCCGACAAGCTGCGCGGTGTGGACGTCGTCGTCCACCTCGCGCTCGACCTCGACCTGGGGAGTGACGCCGCCGCCCGGACGGCCTACAACGTGCGGGGCACGCAGACCGTGCTGACGGCCGCCGCCGCGGCCGGGGTGCGCCGCGTGGTGCTGTGCACCTCGGCGATGGTCTACGGCGCGCTCGAGGACAACGAGCTGCCGCTCTCGGAGGACGCGGAGCTGAGGGCGACGGCGGAGGCGACCGGCGTCGGGGACCTGCTCGAGATCGAACGGCTCGCCCGGCGTGCGCCCCGGGCGCATCCGGGGCTCAACGTCACCGTCGTGCGGCCCGCGGTGCTCGTCGGCGGCACGGACACCGCGTTGACGCGGTACTTCGAGTCCCCGCGGCTGCTGGTCGTCGCCGGCTCACGGCCGGCCTGGCAGTTCTGCCATGCCGAGGACCTGGTGAGCGCGCTGGAGTACGCCGTCCTGGAGAAGGTCGACGGCGAGCTGGCCGTCGGCTGCGACGGCTGGCTGGAGCAGGAGGAGGTCGAGGAGCTCAGCGGGATCCGGCGCATGGAGCTGCCCTCGGCGGTCGCGCTGGGCGCCGCCGCCCGGCTGCACCGGATCGGGCTGACGCCCTCCCCGGCCGGGGACCTGGCGTACACGATGTACCCCTGGGTGGTGAGCGGGAGCCGGCTGCACGATGCGGGGTGGCGGCCGCAGTGGACCAACGAGGAGGTCCTCGCGGAGCTGCTGGAGGAGGTGGCCGGACGGCACACCGTCGTCGGCCGGCGGCTCGGGCGCAAGGACGCGACGGCGGCGGGCGCGGCAGGCGCGACGGTCGCTCTGCTGGGTGCGGCGGCCGTCGTACGACGGGCTCGCAAGGCCCGGCGGAGGTGA
- a CDS encoding zinc-dependent metalloprotease, with product MSDTPFGFGLPPEEPEDGDEGKKKDSQSGGGQGPANPFGFGGLPGAGGFGAPGGPGAENPLAAMFGSLNPNDLGAAFQQLGQMLSYEGGPVNWDMAKQIARQTVAQGTADGVKDSSIGPSERTAVQEAVRLADLWLDDATSLPSGAGTAVAWSRAEWVEATLPAWKELVDPVAERVGAAMGDVLPEEMQAMAGPLIGMMRSMGGAMFGSQIGQAVGVLAGEVVGSTDIGLPLGPAGRAALLPANIEAFGKDLGVPQDEVRLYLALREAAHQRLFAHVPWLRSHLFGAVEGYARGIKVDTAKLEDVVGQFDPQNPEQLQDALQQGMFQPEDTPAQKAALARLETALALVEGWVDAVVHAAAKPRLSSADALRETLRRRRASGGPAEQTFATLIGLELRPRRLRDASRLWASLTDARGVDGRDGLWAHPDMLPTASDLDDPDGFVHREQLDFSELDKMLGEAASGASGEKPNLKKDDAATDSEDDDTE from the coding sequence GTGAGTGACACCCCATTCGGATTCGGCCTTCCGCCGGAGGAGCCGGAAGACGGCGACGAGGGCAAGAAGAAGGACTCGCAGAGCGGCGGTGGTCAGGGACCGGCCAACCCGTTCGGTTTCGGCGGCCTGCCCGGCGCCGGGGGCTTCGGCGCCCCGGGCGGCCCGGGTGCCGAGAACCCGCTCGCCGCGATGTTCGGTTCGCTGAACCCCAACGACCTGGGTGCCGCGTTCCAGCAGCTGGGCCAGATGCTCTCCTACGAGGGCGGCCCGGTGAACTGGGACATGGCCAAGCAGATCGCCCGGCAGACGGTCGCCCAGGGCACCGCCGACGGCGTGAAGGACTCCAGCATCGGCCCCTCGGAGCGCACCGCGGTCCAGGAGGCCGTCCGCCTGGCCGACCTGTGGCTGGACGACGCGACGTCCCTGCCGTCCGGCGCGGGCACGGCGGTGGCGTGGTCCCGCGCGGAGTGGGTCGAGGCGACCCTGCCCGCGTGGAAGGAGCTCGTCGACCCGGTCGCCGAGCGCGTCGGCGCGGCCATGGGCGATGTCCTGCCGGAGGAGATGCAGGCCATGGCCGGCCCGCTGATCGGCATGATGCGCTCGATGGGCGGGGCGATGTTCGGCTCGCAGATCGGCCAGGCCGTGGGTGTGCTCGCGGGCGAGGTCGTCGGCTCGACCGACATCGGTCTGCCGCTCGGTCCGGCCGGGCGCGCCGCGCTCCTGCCGGCGAACATCGAGGCGTTCGGCAAGGACCTGGGCGTACCGCAGGACGAGGTGCGGCTCTACCTCGCCCTGCGCGAGGCCGCCCACCAGCGCCTCTTCGCGCACGTGCCGTGGCTGCGCTCGCACCTGTTCGGCGCGGTCGAGGGTTACGCGCGCGGGATCAAGGTCGACACGGCCAAGCTGGAGGACGTGGTCGGTCAGTTCGACCCGCAGAACCCCGAGCAGTTGCAGGACGCGCTCCAGCAGGGCATGTTCCAGCCCGAGGACACCCCGGCGCAGAAGGCCGCCCTGGCCCGTCTGGAGACGGCTCTGGCGCTCGTGGAGGGCTGGGTGGACGCGGTGGTGCACGCGGCCGCGAAACCGCGCCTGTCGTCCGCCGACGCGCTGCGTGAGACGCTGCGCCGTCGCCGCGCGTCCGGCGGTCCCGCGGAGCAGACGTTCGCGACGCTGATCGGCCTGGAGCTGCGGCCGCGCCGCCTGCGGGACGCCTCCCGTCTGTGGGCGTCCCTCACGGACGCGCGCGGTGTCGACGGCCGCGACGGCCTGTGGGCCCACCCGGACATGCTGCCCACGGCGTCCGACCTGGACGACCCGGACGGCTTCGTCCACCGCGAGCAGCTGGACTTCTCCGAGCTGGACAAGATGCTCGGCGAGGCGGCGAGCGGTGCCTCCGGCGAGAAGCCGAACCTGAAGAAGGACGACGCCGCCACCGACTCCGAGGACGACGACACCGAGTGA
- a CDS encoding NUDIX hydrolase gives MSLYDDAVLVLKGYEGQEELCQAYLDHLATHPDGMWKACGDGHVTASALVIDPESGRVLLTLHKKMRMWLQMGGHCEPVDETLRAAALREATEESGIAGLTLLPGGPVRLDRHHTPCAWHYDVQYAALAPAGSVETISDESLDLRWFGYDEVADVADESVVRLLEAARAQL, from the coding sequence GTGAGCCTGTACGACGACGCGGTCCTCGTCCTGAAGGGGTACGAGGGCCAGGAGGAGCTGTGCCAGGCCTACCTGGACCATCTCGCGACGCACCCGGACGGCATGTGGAAGGCCTGCGGCGACGGCCACGTCACGGCGAGCGCGCTGGTGATCGATCCGGAGTCGGGCCGGGTGCTGCTGACCCTGCACAAGAAGATGCGGATGTGGCTCCAGATGGGGGGCCACTGCGAACCGGTCGACGAGACGCTGCGGGCCGCGGCGCTGCGCGAGGCGACCGAGGAGTCCGGTATCGCAGGGCTGACCCTGCTCCCGGGCGGTCCGGTGCGCCTGGACCGGCATCACACGCCGTGCGCCTGGCACTACGACGTCCAGTACGCGGCGCTCGCCCCGGCCGGGTCGGTGGAGACCATCAGCGACGAGTCCCTCGACCTGCGCTGGTTCGGCTACGACGAGGTGGCGGACGTGGCCGACGAGTCGGTCGTACGCCTGCTGGAAGCGGCCCGCGCCCAACTGTGA
- a CDS encoding AIM24 family protein — MQSSLFAHNDSQTQERWSLQNKQMLRVTLEGHDDILARKGTMVAYQGLMEFDAEYQNNQQGRARAYTGEGLDLMRCHGQGTVYLANLAQHIHVLDVEQDGLTVDSSYVLAMDSSLHHEVIAVDSLYGISGSGKYQLNITGRGKVALMTSGAPLMMQVTPDKYVNCDADAIVAWSTGLRVQMQAQTHSSGVWRRRGNTGEGWELSFMGSGYALVQPSELLPPQNAQIGSGLSAQYGMGQQGVRAQNQGNAWS, encoded by the coding sequence ATGCAGAGCTCACTTTTCGCACACAACGACTCGCAGACCCAGGAGCGCTGGAGTCTTCAGAACAAGCAGATGCTCCGGGTCACGCTCGAGGGCCACGACGACATCCTCGCCCGCAAGGGCACGATGGTCGCCTACCAGGGCCTGATGGAGTTCGACGCCGAGTACCAGAACAACCAGCAGGGGCGGGCACGGGCGTACACCGGCGAGGGCCTGGACCTGATGCGCTGCCACGGGCAGGGCACGGTCTACCTCGCCAACCTGGCCCAGCACATCCATGTGCTCGACGTGGAGCAGGACGGCCTGACCGTGGACAGCAGCTATGTCCTCGCCATGGACTCCTCGCTGCACCACGAGGTCATCGCGGTGGACAGCCTCTACGGCATCTCCGGCTCCGGGAAGTACCAGCTCAACATCACCGGCCGCGGCAAGGTCGCCCTGATGACCTCGGGCGCGCCGCTGATGATGCAGGTCACGCCCGACAAGTACGTCAACTGCGACGCCGACGCCATCGTCGCCTGGTCCACCGGGCTGCGGGTGCAGATGCAGGCCCAGACGCACTCCTCGGGGGTGTGGCGCCGGCGCGGCAACACCGGTGAGGGCTGGGAGCTCAGCTTCATGGGCAGCGGCTACGCGCTCGTCCAGCCCAGCGAGCTGCTGCCGCCGCAGAACGCCCAGATCGGCTCCGGTCTGAGCGCCCAGTACGGCATGGGGCAGCAGGGCGTGCGGGCGCAGAACCAGGGCAACGCCTGGAGCTGA
- a CDS encoding AIM24 family protein produces MNQPLAGYAPAPVTARMENHGNHMLKVALQTGNDLLARVGSMVAYEGFVQYEPNPLAVRQIARDWMTGEGAPLMKCSGDGLLYLADYGADVVVINLNGDGISVNATNLLAFDAHLTWGVERVKGLAKFAGQGLWNTKISGQGWVALTSRGKPIVVDCGGGEDETYVDPDALVAWSPNLKVKGKRSFKAQSLIGRGSGEAYQMAFSGQGIVVVQPSEDSTDRLRVRG; encoded by the coding sequence ATGAACCAGCCACTCGCGGGCTATGCCCCCGCACCCGTCACCGCCCGTATGGAGAACCACGGCAACCACATGCTGAAGGTGGCCCTCCAGACCGGGAACGACCTCCTCGCGCGCGTGGGTTCGATGGTCGCCTACGAGGGCTTCGTGCAGTACGAGCCCAATCCGCTGGCCGTGCGCCAGATCGCCCGCGACTGGATGACCGGCGAGGGCGCGCCCCTGATGAAGTGCTCGGGCGACGGCCTGCTCTACCTCGCCGACTACGGCGCCGATGTCGTGGTGATCAACCTCAACGGCGACGGCATCTCCGTCAACGCCACGAACCTGCTCGCCTTCGACGCGCACCTCACCTGGGGCGTCGAGCGCGTCAAGGGGCTCGCGAAGTTCGCGGGCCAGGGCCTGTGGAACACCAAGATCTCCGGCCAGGGCTGGGTGGCGCTGACCTCCCGGGGCAAGCCGATCGTCGTCGACTGCGGCGGCGGCGAGGACGAGACGTACGTCGACCCCGACGCGCTCGTCGCCTGGTCCCCGAATCTCAAGGTGAAGGGCAAGCGCAGCTTCAAGGCGCAGTCGCTCATCGGCCGGGGCAGCGGCGAGGCCTACCAGATGGCCTTCTCCGGCCAGGGCATCGTCGTCGTCCAGCCCAGTGAGGACAGCACCGACCGCCTCCGGGTCCGGGGCTGA
- a CDS encoding TerD family protein, with protein sequence MSREFQRGHKARISDLTAGTDLYVGVQITAPGLTFDISCFGLDADERLSDDRYFVFFNQPKSPEESIQLLGAQAGDTESFRITLDRVPPQIKKLSFTATLDGAGQMSQINPGYLRIVAGGEEVARYAFNGSEFSSERAVMLGDFYLKDVWRFAAVGQGFDGGLDALLKNFGGEVAEEEAPAAPQQQTGAATPGFAPPAFGAPAPAPAQPQPAAQGFAPPPGATAPPAPAPAPSVHAAPTIVAPLAPPGGGHVPPPAPAPAPYGQPPQQPYGQGPAPTAPMPPGYGQQAPQAPPGYGQQPQAPQAPPGYGQPPGYGQQPPFGQVPGQQAYGVPQGAPQAGAGVTAALQKFKETPTGQRWTQQNKKLIRVDLGMGGQPVLARQGSMVLYQGKVDFSYKGAGFAGRIVGNATGQEMQLMRCTGQGQVFLADNSTMLHPIELQGDGICVSAENVLAFDESLQYEVRRIEGHGIPGGALFTMQFTGTGTIVVKTHGTPVVLPVTPTTFADCNAVVAWSSAAQVVVSSQVRMRRNAYPGDTGESVNLQFRAAPGNFIVVQPYEV encoded by the coding sequence ATGTCCAGGGAATTCCAGCGCGGCCACAAGGCCAGGATCAGTGACCTCACCGCGGGCACCGATCTGTACGTAGGCGTGCAGATCACCGCCCCCGGGCTGACCTTCGACATCAGCTGCTTCGGCCTCGACGCCGACGAGCGGCTCTCGGACGACCGGTACTTCGTCTTCTTCAACCAGCCGAAGTCGCCCGAGGAGTCCATCCAGCTCCTGGGCGCGCAGGCGGGCGACACGGAGTCCTTCCGCATCACTCTCGACCGGGTCCCGCCGCAGATCAAGAAGCTGTCCTTCACGGCGACCCTCGACGGCGCCGGGCAGATGTCGCAGATCAACCCCGGCTACCTCCGCATCGTCGCGGGCGGTGAGGAAGTGGCCCGCTACGCGTTCAACGGCTCCGAGTTCTCCAGCGAGCGGGCCGTGATGCTGGGCGACTTCTACCTGAAGGACGTCTGGCGGTTCGCAGCCGTCGGACAGGGCTTCGACGGTGGCCTGGACGCCCTGCTGAAGAACTTCGGCGGCGAGGTCGCCGAGGAGGAGGCGCCCGCCGCGCCGCAGCAGCAGACCGGGGCCGCGACTCCCGGCTTCGCCCCGCCCGCGTTCGGCGCGCCCGCGCCCGCTCCGGCGCAGCCGCAGCCCGCCGCGCAGGGCTTCGCGCCCCCGCCCGGCGCGACCGCGCCACCCGCTCCGGCCCCCGCGCCCTCGGTGCACGCCGCGCCGACCATCGTCGCGCCCCTGGCCCCGCCCGGCGGCGGCCACGTCCCGCCTCCCGCGCCGGCGCCGGCGCCGTACGGCCAGCCGCCCCAGCAGCCGTACGGTCAGGGCCCCGCGCCGACCGCGCCCATGCCCCCCGGCTACGGCCAGCAGGCCCCGCAGGCCCCGCCCGGCTACGGCCAGCAGCCTCAGGCCCCGCAGGCTCCGCCCGGTTACGGCCAGCCGCCCGGCTATGGCCAGCAGCCCCCGTTCGGGCAGGTCCCGGGCCAGCAGGCGTACGGCGTACCGCAGGGCGCGCCCCAGGCCGGTGCCGGAGTGACCGCGGCGCTCCAGAAGTTCAAGGAAACGCCCACCGGACAGCGCTGGACCCAGCAGAACAAGAAGCTGATCCGCGTCGACCTGGGGATGGGCGGCCAGCCCGTCCTCGCCCGCCAGGGCAGCATGGTCCTCTACCAGGGCAAGGTCGACTTCAGCTACAAGGGCGCCGGATTCGCCGGCCGGATCGTCGGCAACGCCACCGGCCAGGAGATGCAGCTGATGCGCTGCACCGGCCAGGGCCAGGTGTTCCTCGCCGACAACTCCACGATGCTGCACCCCATCGAGCTCCAGGGCGACGGCATCTGCGTCTCCGCGGAGAACGTCCTCGCCTTCGACGAGAGCCTCCAGTACGAGGTCCGCCGGATCGAGGGGCACGGCATCCCGGGCGGAGCCCTGTTCACCATGCAGTTCACGGGCACCGGCACGATCGTCGTGAAGACGCACGGCACGCCCGTCGTCCTGCCGGTCACCCCCACCACGTTCGCCGACTGCAACGCCGTCGTCGCCTGGTCGTCCGCCGCCCAGGTGGTCGTCTCCAGCCAGGTCCGGATGCGCCGCAACGCCTATCCCGGCGACACCGGGGAGAGCGTCAACCTCCAGTTCCGGGCAGCCCCCGGCAACTTCATCGTCGTCCAGCCGTACGAGGTCTGA
- a CDS encoding M48 metallopeptidase family protein encodes MSADPLQRAGAPQRSTTSQPPSGSRASAIEVRRSSRRRRTVSAYREGDRTIVLIPARMSEAEEQRWVSVMLDKLAAQESRRVPGDAELAERARRLSAQCFGGRARPASVRWVTNQNTRWGSCTPAEGSIRLSHRLKGMPEYVIDYVLAHELAHLLVPGHGPDFWRLLEAYPRTERARGYLEGVVAAERLPHPPGTSEE; translated from the coding sequence GTGTCCGCCGACCCACTGCAACGCGCCGGAGCACCACAGCGCAGTACGACGAGCCAGCCGCCGAGCGGCTCACGGGCGAGCGCGATCGAGGTCCGCAGGAGCTCCCGCCGACGGCGTACGGTCTCCGCGTACCGCGAGGGCGACCGCACCATCGTGCTCATCCCTGCCCGGATGTCCGAGGCCGAGGAGCAACGCTGGGTGAGCGTCATGCTCGACAAGCTGGCCGCCCAGGAGAGCCGGCGCGTGCCGGGCGACGCCGAGCTGGCCGAGCGCGCGCGGCGGCTGTCGGCCCAGTGTTTCGGCGGCCGGGCCAGGCCCGCCTCCGTGCGCTGGGTGACCAACCAGAACACCCGCTGGGGCTCGTGCACGCCGGCCGAGGGCAGCATCCGCCTGTCGCACCGCCTGAAGGGCATGCCCGAGTACGTCATCGACTACGTCCTCGCCCACGAACTCGCCCACCTGCTCGTGCCCGGCCACGGCCCCGACTTCTGGCGGCTGCTGGAGGCCTACCCGCGCACCGAGCGCGCCCGTGGCTACCTCGAGGGCGTCGTCGCGGCCGAACGGCTGCCCCACCCACCCGGTACCAGCGAGGAGTGA
- a CDS encoding TOMM precursor leader peptide-binding protein, which translates to MHPMVKPALRRGWRDLDTVQFGMTPAHAVTLGPVDTATGSFLDLLDGTRGLALLREEGRRMDLPDGHVDRLVERLAQAGLLDDARGGGPKADALRERKEVLDRLRPDLATLSLLTSEPGDAIEHLTARRGLRVQVRGAGRVGAVLAALLSGAGIGEVDVRDGGRVEPGDLAPGGLPAESVGERRDESARRAVRRAAPGPAPRRGPGSPAEADTPGLSLVIIAPREDVSVHVPGPAAAEPLIASGTPHLYAGVVEGTGVVGPLVLPGETGCAGCLHQVRTDQDPAWPRLVAQWQSGRRRGARACDVTLATTVAGLAAAHALTFLDGRTPSSAGARWEVSLPALRWDARPVRPHAACPCGAAEKGKREHTPEDRGAHATMAVQHSTEFRRRTDTARLPGTWRAHV; encoded by the coding sequence ATGCATCCGATGGTGAAGCCGGCGCTGCGGCGCGGCTGGCGTGACCTCGACACCGTGCAGTTCGGAATGACACCGGCACACGCAGTGACGCTCGGCCCGGTGGACACGGCGACGGGCAGTTTCCTCGACCTGCTGGACGGCACCCGCGGACTCGCCCTTCTGCGTGAAGAGGGCCGCCGTATGGACCTGCCCGACGGCCATGTCGACCGGCTGGTGGAGCGCCTCGCGCAGGCAGGGCTCCTGGACGACGCGCGCGGCGGCGGACCGAAAGCCGATGCCCTGCGGGAGAGGAAAGAGGTTCTGGACCGGCTGCGCCCCGACCTGGCCACGCTGTCCCTCCTCACCTCGGAACCGGGTGACGCGATCGAGCACCTGACCGCCAGGCGCGGGCTGCGGGTGCAGGTGCGGGGTGCGGGCCGGGTCGGCGCGGTGCTGGCCGCACTGCTGTCTGGCGCGGGAATCGGCGAGGTCGACGTGCGGGACGGCGGCCGGGTGGAACCGGGGGACCTCGCACCGGGCGGTCTGCCCGCCGAGTCGGTCGGCGAACGGCGGGACGAGTCCGCCCGCCGAGCCGTGCGCCGGGCCGCCCCCGGCCCCGCACCCCGCAGAGGCCCCGGGTCACCGGCCGAGGCGGACACCCCCGGCCTCTCGCTGGTGATCATCGCTCCACGGGAGGACGTGTCCGTGCACGTGCCCGGTCCTGCGGCGGCGGAACCCCTGATCGCCTCGGGCACACCGCACCTCTACGCCGGGGTCGTGGAGGGAACCGGCGTCGTCGGCCCACTCGTGCTGCCGGGCGAGACGGGCTGTGCCGGCTGTCTGCACCAGGTACGGACCGACCAGGACCCGGCCTGGCCGCGACTGGTCGCCCAGTGGCAGTCGGGGCGCCGGCGTGGAGCACGCGCCTGCGATGTGACGCTCGCCACGACCGTCGCCGGGCTGGCGGCCGCCCACGCGCTCACGTTCCTCGACGGCAGGACCCCCTCCAGCGCGGGCGCCCGCTGGGAAGTCTCCCTCCCCGCCCTGCGGTGGGACGCACGACCGGTGCGGCCCCACGCCGCCTGCCCCTGCGGGGCCGCGGAGAAAGGTAAGCGGGAACACACCCCCGAGGACCGGGGAGCACACGCGACAATGGCAGTGCAGCATTCGACGGAGTTTCGCCGTAGGACGGACACGGCGCGGCTGCCTGGGACCTGGAGGGCGCATGTCTGA